The sequence GCGCAGCGTCAGCCGGTCCAGCCGTCGCTGCTCCGCCGCCAGCACCGGGTCGGTCCGGTAGCGCCGCACCACCTCGGCGACGTCCGCGGCCGCGCAGTGCACGCCGACCGGGCCGGGCTCCGCGGTCAGCGGGATGCAGCCCATCGTGGCCGCGTCCAGCACCGGCCGCTGCGCCGGTGACGGTGCGAAGTGGAGGGAGAAGTCGAGCTGCCCGTAGAACTCCAGCGGCTCCAGATCGGCGGCCTGGTAGACCAGCCGCCCGGCCGGTTGCCGGGGCAGGCGCACCCCGTCGTCGACCCGGATCCGGATGTCGGCGCCGGTGAGCCGGTCCAGCACGGCGAGATCCGCGCGGTCGTGCACCTCGGCGCCGATCACCGGGCGGCACGGGACCGGCCGGGCGCCCGCCGGCCCGGGGCCGCCGCGCCGGACCGCGGCCACGGTGGGCAGATCGAACCCGGTCACCGGGAGGTCTTCGCGCAGCAGCGCGGCCCGGACCTCCGGCCGCTGCGGGCACCACCACGCCGGCACGCCGAACATCCGCTCGGCCGCCGCGGCGCAGGGCGCCGTCGCGCGGTCCGGCGCCCGCTCCACGAGGACCAGCACGGTACGCGGGACCAGACCCACCGGCCCGGCCGGCGGGAACCGCAGCAGCTCCGGTTCCCGCACCAGCAGCAGCCCGCAGCGGGCCGGGTCGGTGCGGGTGATCTGCCCGATCCGGCCGGCGTTGACCTGTTCCTGGACGGCGGGGTGCACCGGCAACCGGGCTCGGGCCGGCCGCCGCCAGTCCTCCAGGTGCAGGATCGCCACCCGCAATCCGCGGGCGAGCAGCGCCTCGATCTCGGCCAGCGCGGACCGCTGGGTCGCCGTCACGGCCCGCCAGTCGGCGGCGACGACCACGTCGTACGCCGCGGCGGCGATCCGGGCGCCGGCCGGCCGCGACAGGTGCGCCGGCGCCGGGAACGGGCGGTTCGCGCCGTCGCGGGGCCGGAAGGCCGGCGCGGCGCCCGCGGCGATCCGCGAGTGCCAGGTGGCGTAGCCGGAGCGGTAGACGGCGCGGGCCGGATGGATCCAGTACGGCCGGACCTCGGCCCGCGACAGCGACCCCGCGGAGAGCCGGATCAGCGCCAGGTGCACCGGCAGGTGCCGCACCGCCCGAGGGCCGCACGCTGCGACGATCCGGTCGATGTACTCCGAGTCGCCGCCCTTGCGGACCACGTCGAAGTAGCCGACCCGGGCCGGCACCACGTCCCGGCGGATCAGCAGCGAGGACGGGTTGAGCTTGCCGCCGCGCCGGCCCAGCCGGGTGAGCGTGAGGTGCTCGGTGACCCGCCGGCCGTCCGAGGTGGACGCGACCAGCTCCGGCTCGTCGAGCAGCGGCGCGACCTGCAGCTCCAGGCGGCGCGGGTGCGACCAGTCGTCGGAGTCCTGGAAGGTCACGAACGCTCCGGTGGCGGCGTCCAGGCCGGCGTTGCGCGCCACGTACGTCCCGGCGTTGCGGGCCTGGCGCAGCAGCCGCACCCGCGGGTCCAGCGCCACCGCCGCCCGCAGGATCGCCTCGTGCTCCGCCGCGGACCCGTCGTCGACCACCAGCACCTCCAGGTTGCGCCAGGACTGCCGGACGATCGAGCGCACCGCGGTCAGCAACCCCTCCCCCGGCCGGTACGCGGTCACCACCACACTGATCCGTTCCGGTCGTACCACCGGAGTGGGCTCGGCGGTGCACAGCCGGTCGAACGGCGGCACGCTGTCCCGGCCGTCCAGCCGGATCGCCGGCTCGGGCAGCCCGGCGCCGAACCGCCGCAGCCACGGCCCCACCGGGCGGCGCGGATCGAGGAACGGGTTGGCCAGGTCGGTGCGGATCTCGTGGCGTACCTGCGGGTGCACCCCCGGCTGCGGGTTCATGGCCAGCTGGGCGTAGACCGCGCGCGAGGCGGCCGGCACCGCGCGGGCGCCCAGGTCGGCGCGGATCAGCTCGTACAGCGCCAGGGCGTCGGCGCGGTCCGCCGGCCGGACCTCCTGCAACGCGATGATCTGCGCCAGCACGGCCAGCAGGTCCGGCCGCACCGCCCGGCCCCGGGCGCGCAGCCAGCCGCGCCGGGCGGCCCGGGCGGCGGCCAGCAGCTCGGCCAGGGTGCCGGCGCCGCCCAGCCCGGCGCGCGCCAGCTCGTCCCGCAGGCCCACCGCGCGAGTGCGTACCGCGGCGGCGACCAGGGTCGCCGGCTCCTCGTCCCCGATCATCGGTCGGTCCAACGCGCCGGGGCGGGCGTCCGTTACACCGCGGCGAGCACCGCCTGCTGCACCCGGTCCCGTTCGGCCTGCTCGGCCCACGCGCCGACCAGATAGAAGGCGTCCACCACGTCACCGCCGAGAGTGGAGATCCGGGCCGCCCGGATCTCCGCGCCGGCCTCGTCGAGCGCGCTGGTCACCCGGTAGAGCAGGCCGGGCGAATCGGCCGCGCGCAGCTCCAGCACCACCGCGCCGGTGGCCACGGCACGCTGCCAGACCACCCGCGGCTGCGCGGTGCCGCCCCGGGCGCTCATCGCGCGGGCGCGGACCCGCTGGGTCACCGAGACGTCGCCGGAGGCGACGCGGCGCAGGTCGGCGGCGAGGGCGACCGGATCGTACGGCGACCCGTAGCGCGGCTGGGTGAAGAACTCGACGATGGCCCGCCCGTCCACCGTCGAGGTGTTGGCGGCCACCACGTCCAGCCGGTGCATGGCCAGGCAGGCGGCCACCCCGGCGAGCAGTCCCCGGCGGTCGGCGGCGGCCACCGACACCTGGTCGCCGTCCAGGTGCACCACCGGCAACGCGCCGCTGAGCAGCTCCGGGTCGGGTTCCGGCGGCTCGGGCAGCGCGCCGGTGTCGAGCGCGGTGCGCACCCGGCGGACCAGCTCGGCCATCAGCCGGCCCTTCCAGTCCGACCAGGCCGCCGGGCCGGTGGCGTGCGAGTCGGCGCGGGCCAGGGCGTGCAGCAGGTCCAGGGTGGCCGGGTCGCCGACCGTCTCGGCGACCGTGGAGATGGTCAACGGGTCGTCCAGGTCGCGGCGGGTGGCCACCTCCGGCAGCAGCAGGTGCAGCCGGACCAGTCGCTCCACGGTGGCCACGTCGGCGCTCGGCAGGCCGATCCGGGTGGCGATGCCGGCGGCGATCGGGGCGCCCACCACGCTGTGGTCGCCGGGCAGGCCCTTGCCGACGTCGTGCAGGAACGCGCCGATCAGCAGCAGGTCGGGGCGATCCACCTCGCGGGCGTACCGGGTGGCCTCGTAGGCGGCCTGCACCAGGTGCCGGTCCAGGGTGAACCGGTGCACCGGGTGGTGCTGCGGGAGGCTGCGCATCCGGGCCCACTCGGGGAGCCAGGCGTCGATCAGGCCGTACCGGTCGGCGGCCTCCCAGGCCGGCAGCAGGCCGGGACCGGCGCCGAGCAGCGAGATCAGGGCGGCCCGGGCGGCCGGTGGCCACGGGGTGGGCAGCGGTGGGCAGAAGGCGGCCAGCCACTCGCAGGTGGCCCGGGCGATCGGGAGTTGCACGGCGGCGGCCGCGGCGACCACCCGCAGGGAGAGGCTGGGGTCCGGGACCGGACCGATCGCGGTGCGGGCCAGGACCAGCTCGCCGTCCTGCTCGACCACGTCGCGGGCGATCGGGCGACGGGCCGGCGCGCCGGCGCGGCGGCGGCCGGCGCGCAGCCGGTCGACGGCCCGCCAGGCGTCGTCGACGGCGTGCGCGACGGTCCGCGCGTCGCCGGAGACCCGCCGCAGCAGCGCGTCCGGATCGTCGAGCTCCAGCAGTCCGGCGACGGCGGCGCGCTCCTGGGCGACCAGGCGGTCCACCCGGCGGCCGACCGCGAGGTGCAGGGCGTCCCGGGTGTCCAGCAGCCGCAGGGTGGCGGCGCGTACCGCGGGGCGCATGGTGTCGGCGATCCCGGCCCGGCCGATGCCGCGCAGCAGGGTGACGTCGCGCAGGCCGCCGGCCGCCTCCTTGAGGTCGCCCTCCAGCAGGAAGGCCAGCTCGCCGTGGCCGGCCCAGCGCTGGTGGGTGAGCTCGCGCAGCTGCGGCATCAGCCGGACGGCGGTGCGCCGCCACTGGTCGCCGGTGGCCGCGACGAGGTCGGCGGAGAGCGCCGCGTCGCCGGCCACGTGCCGGGCGTCGAGCAGGCCGAGGGCCACCTTCACGTCGTCGTGGGCGACCGACAGCGCCTCGGGCAGGGTACGCACCGAGTGGTCCAGCCCGACCCGGGCGTCCCAGATCGGGTACCACAGCGCGGAGGCGATCCGGTCGATCCCGGGGGTCCCGTTGTGCAGCAGCACCAGGTCCAGATCGCTGTACGGGGCGCAGTCGCGCCGCCCCAGCCCGCCCACCGCGAGCAGGCTGACACCGCCCAGGTGGCTCGGGAACAGCTCCCGCAGCCAGGCGTCGTGCGCCGCGGCACGCGCGTCGCGCGCCGCGGCGCCGATGTGGTCACGCGGCTTGTCGAGCGAGCCGCCGGCTTCTCCCGCTTGTCCATCGGGATGTCGCTGCGCGTGGGCAACGGCGGGCGGCTCGCTCAACGGGTCCGTCATGTGCTTACAGGGCGTCCAGGCCGCGCTCGCCGGTGCGGACCCGGATGACGTCGTCGACCGTCGTCACCCAGACCTTGCCGTCACCGATCTTGCCGGTCCGCGAGGCGGCCACCACGGCATCGACGATCTTCTCGACGTCGATCTCGTCCGTGATCACCTCGACCTTGATCTTCGGGAGGAACTCGACGGTGTACTCGGCGCCCCGGTACACCTCGGTGTGTCCCTTCTGCCGGCCGTATCCCTGCACCTCGCTCACGGTGAGCCCGGCGACGCCGAGCGCGTGCAGAGCCTCCTTCACCGCGTCGAGCTGGTACGGCTTGATGACCGCGGTCACCAGCTTCATGCTCAGTCCTTCCATTCCAGCAGCCATGAGAGAGATTAACCGGCGACCTTCTGGCCGGCGTCGGCCTTGCCGTCGGCGTCGACCGCCTTGCCCGGCGCGATGCCCGCCATGGCGAAGGCGCCGCCACCACCGGAACCGGCGGCCGGCGTCAGGTCGTACGCGGTCTCGCCGTGGTCGGCGATGTCGATGCCGCCGATCTCCGCCTCCGGGCTGACACGCAGCAGCTTGACCGCCTTCAGCACCAGGGCGATCACGGCCGCGACGGCCATCGAGTACACGGTGACCACCGCGCTGCCGGCGAACTGACTCCACAGCTGACCCGCGCCGCCGCCGTAGAAGAGGCCCTCCTTGGCGCCGAGCACGTCGGTGATCGCGCCGTTGACGTCGGTCGTGGCGAAGAAGCCGATGAACAGCGAGCCGATCCAGCCACCGACGAAGTGGACGCCGACCACGTCCAGGGAGTCGTCGTAGCCCAGCCGGTACTTCAGCCCGACCGCCAGGGCGCAGGCCACACCGGCGATGAGACCGAGCAGCACGGCCGGCAGCGGGGCGATGAAGCCGCAGGCCGGGGTCACCGCGACCAGGCCGGCGACCGCGCCGGAGGACGCGCCGACCAGGGTCGGTTTGCGGTCCCGGATCCACTCGACGACGCACCAGCCGACCAGGGCGGCGGCGGTGGCGAGCTGGGTGTTGACGAACGCGACACCGGTGGTGCTGTCGACGGTCAGCTCGGAGCCGGCGTTGAAGCCGAACCAGCCGAACCACAGCAGGCCGGCGCCGAGGGCGACGAACGGCACGTTGTGCGGCCGCATGTTCTCCCGCGGCCAGCCGATCCGCTTGCCGAGCACCAGGGCGACACCGAGAGCGGCCGCACCGGCGTTGATGTGGACCGCGGTGCCACCGGCGAAGTCGAGCGCGTGCAGCTTGGCGCCGATCCAGCCACCGCCCCAGACCCAGTGCGCGACCGGGACGTAGACGACGGTGAACCAGCCGATGGCGAAGAGGACCCAGCCGCCGAACTTGAGGCGGTCCGAGAGGGCGCCGCTGATCAGGGCGACGGTGATGACGGCGAACATCATCTGGAACGCCATGAAGACGTAGACCGGGATGCCGGTCGTGCCCCAGATGTCGGCCGCCCAGCCGGTGCCGGTGCCGCCGTACTGGGTGAGGTTGCCGATGAAGTTGTTCAGGGTCGCGTTGCCGCTGGCCCCGAAAGCGAGGCTGAAGCCGTAGAGCGCCCAGAGCACGGAGATGAGTCCGATGCACGAGAAGCTCATCATCATCATGTTGAGGACGCCCTTGGACCGGTTGAGGCCGCCGTAGAACAGCGCCAGGCCCGGGGTCATGAGCAAAACGAGCGCAGACGACAGGAGCAACCAGGCGGTGTTGCCGGTATCGATCTCCACGCTGCCTCCTCTCGGAATTAAGTGTCTTCACACCTGACCGAGGAGGGCTGCATCGCCTGTCGGCCGGCTCGAGGCAGAGCGTTCCGGTCGGCTGTTTCGCGCATGGTCTACGCGCGATTTCCGGGGCGTCACGGGTTGTTTCCGACGTGTGAAGAAACTCTCACAATCGGTTAGTTGATCTCCGGTGAACTGGCAGAATGGCCATTCGCCCAGTGACCATGATCAACGAAGGGCGTACTCCAGCGTGTGCCGCTCGTAATCGAGCAGGCGCAGATCACGCATCGGCCGACGCAGATGCCCCTTGTGCACGATGCGGACGAATGCCGGGTCTCCGGCGGCCGCCATCCGGCGGATGCCCTCGACGTGGTCGACGATCCGCTTCCGGATGGTCCGGACCAGCCGGTGCCGGTCGCGCGGGATCAGCCCGTAGGCGTCGGCGAACAACCGCAGCCGCCGCGGCCGGTTCGGCCGCTTCCACCCGAGCGTGTACGAGTCCCGGTCGCTGAACAGCGGCACCCACGTCCACGCCGCGTACGCCACGTCGTAGATCCGCGAGCCGGGCGAGGCCAGGTCGAAGTCGATCAGGGCGAGGGTGCCGTCCGGCCGCCAGACCACGTTGTGCGGGGCGGCGTCGTGGTGGCAGATCACCTCGGTGTCCGGCGGCGGCGGCCCGAACGAGCGCCAGACGGCGCCGGGCGGGGGCACGAAACCGTACTGCGCGTCGTGGAACATCCGCAGCATGGTGGCGACGGTGACCAGCGCCTCCTCGGTCACCCAGTGCGGGGCCAGCGGATATTCCCCGCACTCGCCGTCGAGGTAGGTGAGGACCTCCCGGCCCTTCTCGTCCATGCCCAGCGCGCTCGGCGAGCCGGTGAACCCGACCCGCTCCAGGTGGTTGAGCAGCGCGTGGACGGCGGGCGTCCACGGCCCGGCGTTACGCCGGACCGTGTCACCGATCCGGGACACCGTGCTGACGTTGCCACCGTGCAGCGGTATCTCGCGCAGCGGCTCCTGCGTCACCCACAGCCTCCCTGGATATACCCGCGAAACAAAGCGAGCCTACGCGGTCTCGCCGAGCAGGGCTTCGACGAAGGCCGCCGGTTCGAACGGCGCGAGGTCGTCCGGGCCCTCGCCCAGACCTACCAGCTTGACCGGAATACCCAGCTTGCGCTGCACCGCGATGACGATGCCGCCCTTCGCGGTGCCGTCGAGTTTGGTGAGCACCACACCCGTGACGTCCACCACCTCGGTGAACACCCGGGCCTGCTCCAGGCCGTTCTGTCCGGTGGTGGCGTCCAGCACCAGCAACGTCTCGTCGACCGGGCCGTGCTTCTCGACCACCCGCTTGAC is a genomic window of Actinoplanes teichomyceticus ATCC 31121 containing:
- a CDS encoding glycosyltransferase family A protein — protein: MIGDEEPATLVAAAVRTRAVGLRDELARAGLGGAGTLAELLAAARAARRGWLRARGRAVRPDLLAVLAQIIALQEVRPADRADALALYELIRADLGARAVPAASRAVYAQLAMNPQPGVHPQVRHEIRTDLANPFLDPRRPVGPWLRRFGAGLPEPAIRLDGRDSVPPFDRLCTAEPTPVVRPERISVVVTAYRPGEGLLTAVRSIVRQSWRNLEVLVVDDGSAAEHEAILRAAVALDPRVRLLRQARNAGTYVARNAGLDAATGAFVTFQDSDDWSHPRRLELQVAPLLDEPELVASTSDGRRVTEHLTLTRLGRRGGKLNPSSLLIRRDVVPARVGYFDVVRKGGDSEYIDRIVAACGPRAVRHLPVHLALIRLSAGSLSRAEVRPYWIHPARAVYRSGYATWHSRIAAGAAPAFRPRDGANRPFPAPAHLSRPAGARIAAAAYDVVVAADWRAVTATQRSALAEIEALLARGLRVAILHLEDWRRPARARLPVHPAVQEQVNAGRIGQITRTDPARCGLLLVREPELLRFPPAGPVGLVPRTVLVLVERAPDRATAPCAAAAERMFGVPAWWCPQRPEVRAALLREDLPVTGFDLPTVAAVRRGGPGPAGARPVPCRPVIGAEVHDRADLAVLDRLTGADIRIRVDDGVRLPRQPAGRLVYQAADLEPLEFYGQLDFSLHFAPSPAQRPVLDAATMGCIPLTAEPGPVGVHCAAADVAEVVRRYRTDPVLAAEQRRLDRLTLRKEHAPRLFAERVHELAVGERNAR
- a CDS encoding [protein-PII] uridylyltransferase is translated as MTDPLSEPPAVAHAQRHPDGQAGEAGGSLDKPRDHIGAAARDARAAAHDAWLRELFPSHLGGVSLLAVGGLGRRDCAPYSDLDLVLLHNGTPGIDRIASALWYPIWDARVGLDHSVRTLPEALSVAHDDVKVALGLLDARHVAGDAALSADLVAATGDQWRRTAVRLMPQLRELTHQRWAGHGELAFLLEGDLKEAAGGLRDVTLLRGIGRAGIADTMRPAVRAATLRLLDTRDALHLAVGRRVDRLVAQERAAVAGLLELDDPDALLRRVSGDARTVAHAVDDAWRAVDRLRAGRRRAGAPARRPIARDVVEQDGELVLARTAIGPVPDPSLSLRVVAAAAAVQLPIARATCEWLAAFCPPLPTPWPPAARAALISLLGAGPGLLPAWEAADRYGLIDAWLPEWARMRSLPQHHPVHRFTLDRHLVQAAYEATRYAREVDRPDLLLIGAFLHDVGKGLPGDHSVVGAPIAAGIATRIGLPSADVATVERLVRLHLLLPEVATRRDLDDPLTISTVAETVGDPATLDLLHALARADSHATGPAAWSDWKGRLMAELVRRVRTALDTGALPEPPEPDPELLSGALPVVHLDGDQVSVAAADRRGLLAGVAACLAMHRLDVVAANTSTVDGRAIVEFFTQPRYGSPYDPVALAADLRRVASGDVSVTQRVRARAMSARGGTAQPRVVWQRAVATGAVVLELRAADSPGLLYRVTSALDEAGAEIRAARISTLGGDVVDAFYLVGAWAEQAERDRVQQAVLAAV
- a CDS encoding P-II family nitrogen regulator; this encodes MKLVTAVIKPYQLDAVKEALHALGVAGLTVSEVQGYGRQKGHTEVYRGAEYTVEFLPKIKVEVITDEIDVEKIVDAVVAASRTGKIGDGKVWVTTVDDVIRVRTGERGLDAL
- a CDS encoding ammonium transporter; this translates as MTPGLALFYGGLNRSKGVLNMMMMSFSCIGLISVLWALYGFSLAFGASGNATLNNFIGNLTQYGGTGTGWAADIWGTTGIPVYVFMAFQMMFAVITVALISGALSDRLKFGGWVLFAIGWFTVVYVPVAHWVWGGGWIGAKLHALDFAGGTAVHINAGAAALGVALVLGKRIGWPRENMRPHNVPFVALGAGLLWFGWFGFNAGSELTVDSTTGVAFVNTQLATAAALVGWCVVEWIRDRKPTLVGASSGAVAGLVAVTPACGFIAPLPAVLLGLIAGVACALAVGLKYRLGYDDSLDVVGVHFVGGWIGSLFIGFFATTDVNGAITDVLGAKEGLFYGGGAGQLWSQFAGSAVVTVYSMAVAAVIALVLKAVKLLRVSPEAEIGGIDIADHGETAYDLTPAAGSGGGGAFAMAGIAPGKAVDADGKADAGQKVAG
- a CDS encoding aminoglycoside phosphotransferase family protein; its protein translation is MTQEPLREIPLHGGNVSTVSRIGDTVRRNAGPWTPAVHALLNHLERVGFTGSPSALGMDEKGREVLTYLDGECGEYPLAPHWVTEEALVTVATMLRMFHDAQYGFVPPPGAVWRSFGPPPPDTEVICHHDAAPHNVVWRPDGTLALIDFDLASPGSRIYDVAYAAWTWVPLFSDRDSYTLGWKRPNRPRRLRLFADAYGLIPRDRHRLVRTIRKRIVDHVEGIRRMAAAGDPAFVRIVHKGHLRRPMRDLRLLDYERHTLEYALR